CGTCCGCGCGAGCGCGCGCCGGCTCCGGAGCGCGCTCGAAGAGCTCGGCCCCACGTTCTGCAAGCTCGGGCAGATCCTGTCGACGCGGCCCGACCTCGTTCCGGCCGAGGTGATCGACGAGCTCGCGACGCTGCGCGACCAGGTCCCGCCACTCAGCGAGAACGAAGTGGTCGAGGTGATGGAGCAGGAGCTCGGCGTGCCGTGGGAGGACGTCTTCGACACGATCGAACCCGAGCCGCTCGCCTGCGGGACGATCGCCCAAGTCCACCGGGCGACCCTTGCCAACGGTGAGCGAGTCGTCGTGAAGGTGCAACGGCCGACGGCGCGTGAAGAGATCACTCGCGACCTCGGACTCCTCGAGGTGTTCGCGCGCAAGAGCGGATCGCGGCCAGCGCTGCGCCAGATCGTTGATCCGGCCGCGGTCGTCGAGCACCTCTCCGAGTCACTCCAACGCGAGCTCGACTTCCGGCTCGAGGCGGCGAACATCCTGAGGATGGACGCGCTCCTCGAGCGCTATCCGCGCCTGGCCGTACCCGAGGTCTACACGGACCTCTCCACCGACCGCCTGCTCGTGATGCAAGAGGTGCAGGGCGGGCCGATGGGGAGCGCGCCCGAGGGTCCAGCGCGCAAGGAAGCGGCGCGTCAGCTCCTCGAGTCGTACTACCGCCAGATCCTCACCGAAGGCTTCTTCCACGCCGACCCGCACCCCGGCAACCTCAAGTGGTGGGACGGGAAGATCTACTTCCTCGACTTCGGGATGGTCGGCGAGGTCGGGCCGCAGCTTCGCGACGGGCTCATGCTGATGCTCCTCGCGTTCTGGCGCGAAGACGTCGAGTTCCTGGCCGACGTCACGCTGATGATCTCCGGTGAGGAGGAGCGACCCAACCTCGACCTCACCGACTATCGCGAGGAGATCGGCTCGCTCGTCACGCGATACCGACATCTCCCGTTGCGCGAGATCCAGCTCGGACCGATGCTCCAGGACATCACGACCATCTCCATTCGCCACGGCGTGTCGCTGCCGGCGCCGCTCGTGCTCACCGGCAAGGCGCTCGCGCAGGTGCAGCTCGCGACCGCCGAGCTCGATCCCGACCTCGACCCGTTCTCGGTCGCGGGCAGCTTCATGGCCAAGTCGGCATTCGACCGGCTGCGCAACGTGGCCGACCCGCAGACCGTGCTCTACGAGTCCCAGAAGATCAAGGTTCGCGTGGGTCGCCTCATCGAGTCGTTCGAGCGCCTCACCGGCGCGCGCCCCGGTCCCAAGCTCCAGGTGCACTTCCGCGGCATCGAAGGGATCGAGGTCGGCGTGCGACGCGCGACGCGTCGGGTCTCGTTGGCGATCGTGGCCGCCGGATCGTTCATCGCAACGGCCATGACGGCCGACTCGGGCAGCGTCGGTTCGTGGGTGCCGATCGCGTTCGGCGCCGTGGCGGGGCTGCTGACCCTCGGGCTGGTCGTGGACCTCGCACGGCCCGGTCGCTGACGCGCCGGTTACGCAGCGCTCTCGCGCTTGGTGCTGCGGCGCGTGCTGCGCACGACGAGACGCTCGATCGCGAACACGATCACGCCCATCACGACCCCCATGATCACGCGATCGACGGGTCGCGCCACGCGGCGGAAGCGATTGCCCACGGCGTCAGACTAGAACCCTACGATCAGCAGGTGGACGAGCCGGCCGATCGCGCTGCGCTGCGTCAGCTCGTCGAGGCGTACGCGCACGGCGTCGACCGTCGCGAGCCCGAGGCGGTTGCCGCGCTCTTCTGTGAGGACGGCGTGCTCGCGATCTACGAGGGGGATCCCGACCNNNNNNNNNNNNNNNNNNNNNNNNNNNNNNNNNNNNNNNNNNNNNNNNNNNNNNNNNNNNNNNNNNNNNNNNNNNNNNNNNNNNNNNNNNNNNNNNNNNNAGCACCTGCCACCCCAAGGCGCCGATCAACCCGCCGATGGCCGGGAACACGATGAACACCCACAGCTGCTCGAACGCGAATCCCTTCGCGAAGATCGCCGTGGCAAGGCTGCGCGCCGGGTTTACGGACGTGTTGTCGATCGGGATGCTGATCAGGTGCACGAGCGCCAGCGTGAGACCGATCGGGATCGCCGCGAAGCCTGCGGGCACCGACGACCGGGTGACGCCGAGCACCACGAGCACGAGGACGGCGGTGAACACAACCTCGGCGATCATCACCGCGCCGAGGTCGTAACCGGCCGGTGAGTGCGAGCCGTAGCCATTGGACGCGCCGCTGAACAGATCGGAGCGCGTCCCCACCGCGGCGGCGTTCTCGCCGGTGCGGACGATCGCCCAGATCAGACCGCTCGCCACCGCGGCCCCTACGACCTGGCCGCCGAGGTACCAGGGCACGTCGGCCGTCGTGGTGCGCTTGGTGAACCACATCCCGAGCGTCACCGCAGGGTTGATGTGGCAGCCGGAGATCGCGCCGATGAGGTAGACCGCGACGAGCAGGCTCAGGCCGAACGCCAAGGCCACCCCGAGCGTTCCGACGCTCCCGCCGGCGAAGATCGCGGTGCCAGGGCCGCCCAGCACCAGAATGGCGGTGCCGACGGCCTCCGCCACGAAGACCCGTCCGCGCTGTGACATGCCGCCCCCTCTTCGTGCCGCATGCGCGGCCGACGGCCGCGCCGGTGACCACAACGTCGGAGTCGAGCGTAGGACCGGCCGGATTCGGTGGTGGGGATGGCGCTAGGTTGCCCTCATCGCAGGGCAGACGTTCCAGCATGGCGTCGCGAGTGGCGATCCCCTCGTCGACCGGGTGATCCTGTGGACCCGCGTCACGACCGGTGCCGGTCCTGTGGACGTGGACTGGGTCATCGCGCGGGATGCGGAGCTGCGCGACGTGGTCGCATCCGGAACCGTGTCGACCGACGCCGATTCGGATCACACGGTGCACGTCGACGCGCTCGGCCTCACCCCCGCGACTTCCTACCACTACGGGTTCTCGGCGCTCGGCGAGTCGTCACCCGTCGGGAGGACGCGCACGCTTCCACCTCCTGACGCGGACCACTTGAAGCTCGCGATGGTGTCGTGCGCCCGGTACGACACCGGCTACTTCAACGGATATGCGCGGATGGCCGAGCGAGCGGACCTCGACTTCGTGCTCCACCTCGGTGACTACATCTACGAGGGCTCCAACCTCAAGTTCGCGAACGACCCGCGGCCCGATCTCGGACGGAAGTTCGATCCCGACAAGGACTGCATCACGTTGGCCGACTACCGGCGACGTTTCGCCGAGTACTGCAGCGACCCCGACGTGCAGGCGTTCCGGGCGGCACACCCGGTCATCGCCACGCTCGACGATCACGAGCTCGCCGACGGCTGCTGGTCGGGAGGCTCCTCGTGGCACAAACCCGAGGACGGCCCCTGGCCCGAACGACGGGCGGCGGCCTTTCGGGCCCGATGGGACTGGCTCCCGGCCCGGCCCCCAGACCCGAACGACCTCGAGCGCGTGTTCCGGACCGTGCGCATCGGCGAGCTCGCGGACCTGATCATCGTGGACATGCGGTCGCGCCGCGACCAACCGCTGCCGGCGCCCGCGATGAACGATCCGAATCGGACCCAGCTCGGCCTCGAACAGCGCGCGTGGCTCTTCGACGAGCTCGACGCCTCCACGGCGCGGTGGCGCTTGCTCGCCAACTCCTCGGCCATGGGCCAGACGTGGTCGGCGCAGATCCCGGATTCCATGCGGCCGACGATCGGGACGCTCAAGCTCGCGAGCTCCAATGGCACGGGTCCGGATCCCGATCAATGGGACGGCTATCCGGCCGAGCGGACACAGGTGCTCGACCACGTGCGCGAGCAGGGC
The nucleotide sequence above comes from Acidimicrobiia bacterium. Encoded proteins:
- a CDS encoding AarF/UbiB family protein; translated protein: MVQRVVVATDRSETAARAVQWAADLAARYAADLVLVQVLPAEPDPGTEGLPEVKPRVDLAAGVLAREVSDLAGPRGKARVVVGDDPAVAILRVADEEHADLVVVGNAGMAGRKKFLLANVPNRITHLARCTVIVVNTSGAVMRGGAPPPVIDLPPPPDEDEEPLLTARAATIAKVATKHGFKELWSRIGHHDDPDVRASARRLRSALEELGPTFCKLGQILSTRPDLVPAEVIDELATLRDQVPPLSENEVVEVMEQELGVPWEDVFDTIEPEPLACGTIAQVHRATLANGERVVVKVQRPTAREEITRDLGLLEVFARKSGSRPALRQIVDPAAVVEHLSESLQRELDFRLEAANILRMDALLERYPRLAVPEVYTDLSTDRLLVMQEVQGGPMGSAPEGPARKEAARQLLESYYRQILTEGFFHADPHPGNLKWWDGKIYFLDFGMVGEVGPQLRDGLMLMLLAFWREDVEFLADVTLMISGEEERPNLDLTDYREEIGSLVTRYRHLPLREIQLGPMLQDITTISIRHGVSLPAPLVLTGKALAQVQLATAELDPDLDPFSVAGSFMAKSAFDRLRNVADPQTVLYESQKIKVRVGRLIESFERLTGARPGPKLQVHFRGIEGIEVGVRRATRRVSLAIVAAGSFIATAMTADSGSVGSWVPIAFGAVAGLLTLGLVVDLARPGR
- a CDS encoding nuclear transport factor 2 family protein; the protein is MDEPADRAALRQLVEAYAHGVDRREPEAVAALFCEDGVLAIYEGDPD
- a CDS encoding aquaporin, which codes for MSQRGRVFVAEAVGTAILVLGGPGTAIFAGGSVGTLGVALAFGLSLLVAVYLIGAISGCHINPAVTLGMWFTKRTTTADVPWYLGGQVVGAAVASGLIWAIVRTGENAAAVGTRSDLFSGASNGYGSHSPAGYDLGAVMIAEVVFTAVLVLVVLGVTRSSVPAGFAAIPIGLTLALVHLISIPIDNTSVNPARSLATAIFAKGFAFEQLWVFIVFPAIGGLIGALGWQVL
- a CDS encoding alkaline phosphatase D family protein translates to MAGQTFQHGVASGDPLVDRVILWTRVTTGAGPVDVDWVIARDAELRDVVASGTVSTDADSDHTVHVDALGLTPATSYHYGFSALGESSPVGRTRTLPPPDADHLKLAMVSCARYDTGYFNGYARMAERADLDFVLHLGDYIYEGSNLKFANDPRPDLGRKFDPDKDCITLADYRRRFAEYCSDPDVQAFRAAHPVIATLDDHELADGCWSGGSSWHKPEDGPWPERRAAAFRARWDWLPARPPDPNDLERVFRTVRIGELADLIIVDMRSRRDQPLPAPAMNDPNRTQLGLEQRAWLFDELDASTARWRLLANSSAMGQTWSAQIPDSMRPTIGTLKLASSNGTGPDPDQWDGYPAERTQVLDHVREQGIDNLVVLSGDVHVALAMELHEDSFSGSTPVAVEFVTASLTSPNLDDKMGWPRRDERSLAVERELMKLLPHWKWCDLDDHGYVVVDVTPDRVVAEWWFVPTVLERLPGEESGARLMVEHGARQIVAAP